A genomic stretch from Achromobacter spanius includes:
- the atpA gene encoding F0F1 ATP synthase subunit alpha, which produces MQLNPSEISELLKSRIEGLGASADVRTQGTVVSVTDGITRIHGLSDVMQGEMLEFPNNVFGLALNLERDSVGAVILGDYTGISEGDQVKTTGRILEVPVGPELKGRVVNTLGEPIDGKGPVNAKETDIIEKVAPGVIARRSVSQPLQTGVKAIDSMVPIGRGQRELIIGDRQTGKTAVAVDTIISQKGKGVTCVYVAIGQKASTINNVVRKLEEHGAMEYTIVVAASASDSAAMQYLAAYAGCTMGEYFRDRGEDALIVYDDLTKQAWAYRQVSLLLRRPPGREAYPGDVFYLHSRLLERAARVNEDYVEKFTNGAVKGKTGSLTALPIIETQAGDVSAFVPTNVISITDGQIFLETDLFNAGVRPAINAGISVSRVGGAAQTKVVKKLSGGIRTDLAQYRELAAFAQFASDLDDATRRQLERGKRVVELLKQPQYQPLQVWELAVTLYTVNNGYLDDVDVAQVLSFEKSLKDQLKAKHAAMIQRIEDTKELSKDDEAELATAVQEFKKHGAF; this is translated from the coding sequence ATGCAACTCAATCCCTCCGAGATCAGCGAACTGCTCAAGAGCCGCATCGAGGGCCTGGGCGCTTCGGCTGATGTCCGTACTCAGGGCACCGTCGTGTCCGTGACCGACGGTATTACCCGCATCCACGGCTTGTCCGACGTGATGCAGGGCGAAATGCTCGAATTTCCCAACAACGTTTTCGGTCTGGCGCTCAACCTCGAGCGCGACTCCGTCGGCGCCGTTATTCTGGGCGACTACACCGGCATCTCCGAAGGCGACCAGGTCAAGACGACCGGCCGCATTCTGGAAGTTCCGGTTGGTCCGGAACTGAAAGGCCGCGTGGTGAACACGCTGGGCGAGCCGATCGACGGCAAGGGCCCGGTCAACGCCAAGGAAACCGACATCATTGAAAAAGTGGCGCCTGGCGTTATTGCCCGCCGCTCGGTGTCGCAGCCGCTGCAAACCGGCGTCAAGGCTATCGACTCGATGGTGCCGATCGGCCGTGGCCAGCGCGAGCTGATCATTGGCGACCGCCAAACCGGCAAGACCGCTGTCGCCGTCGACACGATCATCAGCCAGAAGGGCAAGGGCGTCACCTGCGTGTACGTCGCTATCGGCCAGAAGGCTTCCACGATCAACAACGTGGTGCGCAAGCTGGAAGAGCACGGCGCGATGGAATACACCATCGTCGTGGCCGCTTCGGCTTCGGACTCGGCCGCCATGCAATACCTGGCCGCCTACGCCGGTTGCACGATGGGCGAATACTTCCGCGATCGTGGCGAAGACGCCCTGATCGTTTATGACGACCTGACCAAGCAAGCCTGGGCCTACCGCCAGGTGTCGCTGCTGCTGCGCCGTCCGCCGGGCCGTGAAGCCTACCCGGGCGACGTGTTCTACCTGCACTCGCGTCTGCTGGAACGTGCTGCCCGCGTGAACGAAGACTACGTCGAAAAGTTCACCAACGGCGCCGTCAAGGGCAAGACCGGTTCGCTGACCGCACTGCCGATCATCGAAACGCAAGCCGGCGACGTGTCCGCCTTCGTTCCGACCAACGTGATCTCGATCACCGACGGCCAGATCTTCCTGGAAACCGACCTGTTCAACGCCGGTGTCCGCCCCGCCATCAACGCCGGTATCTCGGTGTCGCGTGTGGGTGGTGCTGCGCAGACCAAGGTCGTCAAGAAGCTGTCCGGCGGTATCCGTACCGACTTGGCGCAGTACCGTGAACTGGCCGCCTTCGCGCAGTTCGCTTCCGACCTGGACGACGCCACCCGTCGCCAGCTGGAACGCGGCAAGCGCGTGGTCGAACTGCTCAAGCAGCCGCAATACCAGCCGCTGCAAGTGTGGGAACTGGCCGTCACGCTGTACACGGTCAACAACGGCTACCTGGATGACGTGGACGTGGCCCAAGTGCTGTCGTTCGAGAAGTCGCTGAAGGATCAACTGAAGGCCAAGCATGCGGCCATGATCCAGCGCATCGAAGACACCAAGGAACTGTCCAAGGACGACGAGGCCGAACTGGCCACCGCCGTTCAGGAATTCAAGAAGCACGGTGCTTTTTAA
- a CDS encoding F0F1 ATP synthase subunit delta, which translates to MAELSTVARPYAEALFSAARDDKAGLPAWADLVSEMSQVASNPDVREAMADPRLGDKQRVELFSGLIKAELPQAARNFIELLVENDRLLLLPDIATQFVVLRNRHEGTAQAEITSAFELSDAQVKDLVDALEQKFGLKLKPNVTVDQSLIGGVRVAVGDQVLDTSVQAQLVRMRDQLAA; encoded by the coding sequence ATGGCTGAACTTTCCACTGTTGCCCGGCCCTACGCTGAAGCGCTCTTCAGCGCAGCGCGCGACGACAAGGCCGGCTTGCCGGCCTGGGCCGACCTGGTCAGCGAAATGTCGCAGGTCGCCTCCAACCCCGACGTGCGCGAGGCCATGGCCGACCCGCGTCTGGGTGACAAGCAGCGCGTCGAGCTGTTCTCCGGCCTGATCAAGGCCGAACTGCCGCAGGCCGCCCGTAATTTCATCGAGCTGCTGGTTGAAAACGACCGGCTGCTGCTGCTGCCCGACATCGCCACGCAATTCGTGGTGCTGCGCAATCGTCACGAGGGCACGGCGCAGGCGGAAATCACCAGCGCGTTCGAACTGAGCGACGCCCAGGTCAAAGACCTGGTCGACGCGCTCGAACAAAAATTCGGCCTCAAGCTCAAGCCCAACGTCACCGTCGACCAGTCGTTGATCGGCGGCGTGCGCGTGGCTGTCGGTGACCAGGTGCTCGATACTTCCGTACAAGCCCAATTGGTCCGCATGCGCGATCAGCTCGCCGCTTAA
- a CDS encoding F0F1 ATP synthase subunit B, whose protein sequence is MNLNATIIFQMLVFFVLGWFTMKFVWPPLTKAMDERRQKIADGLAAAEKGKADLAQAQARVSLIEASAKSENHARIIEAEKQAASLIEQARREAEAERARIVAQAAQDAAQEVQRARDSLRDDVAALAVKGAEQILKREVDARAHAELLNQLRAQL, encoded by the coding sequence GTGAATCTGAACGCGACGATCATTTTCCAGATGCTCGTGTTCTTCGTTCTGGGCTGGTTCACGATGAAATTCGTGTGGCCTCCTCTGACGAAGGCGATGGACGAGCGCCGCCAAAAAATCGCCGACGGCCTTGCCGCCGCCGAGAAGGGCAAGGCCGATTTGGCTCAAGCCCAGGCGCGTGTCAGTCTGATCGAGGCTTCTGCCAAGTCCGAAAACCACGCCCGCATCATCGAGGCCGAGAAGCAAGCTGCCTCCCTGATCGAGCAAGCCCGCCGTGAAGCGGAAGCTGAACGCGCCCGTATCGTGGCCCAAGCCGCTCAGGATGCCGCGCAGGAAGTCCAGCGCGCTCGTGACTCGCTGCGCGACGATGTTGCCGCGCTGGCTGTCAAGGGTGCTGAACAGATCCTCAAGCGCGAGGTTGACGCCCGCGCCCACGCCGAGCTGCTCAACCAGCTTCGCGCGCAGCTTTAA